The nucleotide window AGCTCTGGACGCCTCGCCATGGACTGCACCATGAGCAAGAAAGAACATTCTATTTGGTTTAAGGCCCTGTTGTTTTCCATCTCTGTGCCTGAATTTATATGCTAACTGGTTCTCTACCCAGGGATTCCAGTTAGCATTTTTGGTTGTCCGGCCGCAGGGAGGAGGCGAGTGCTACTGGtttctagtgggtagagaccagagatgctcaacatcctacagagcacaggacagccccctccACAAAGAATGATCTGATCCAAAATGTCATTAGTGCCGCcgttgagaaactctgctctacCCTCTCTGAGCTTCGGTGTTCCTACCCCTACAATGGGGAATGTGGAGCTATCATGTTTTTTGTGAGGACCCAGTGAGGTGATAGACATGATCCTACTTTCAGGAAAGGAGACAGCCCTGCCAAGATAGTCACGAAGTCTTTACTATCGTAATAAATTAAGATGGAAGCCCCAGAGGAGAGTGAAGCAGGTTTTCAATCTATGTCCAAATGAGGCAATGGTGCTCCACACAGTTCGGGGGCTCCAGGGTGGGGTTGGGGACCTTGGGGGCCTGGCTCGGGGGGGCTGAATTCTAGAGGCCCTGGAGGTTCAGTACAGGAcagagagggcaggggagggcgGGGGGCTCTTGCCAGCCACCTCAGccgtggggaaggggagggatagGGAAGTCCAACAGAAGGAGGGGGGTGGGAACTTCTGCTGGCACCCGCACGCTGCCCACAGAACTCACCCCgtccccaccacctcccaccctgcctggGGCCCCCAGTCTCCCTCTCACACATACATGCATCTCCTCCTCACCCCATACCTGCCCACTCACCCtagacactctctctctctctctccccccatcacacacacacacaaactcactcacatgcacacacacctccTTCCCCTGTGGTCTTGCCCCTCTGcacaccccaccacacacactcacccatGCCAAGCCTGAGTCCAGAGGGTTGGGGCTGGGCCGGACCAAGCTGACATCCCTCCAATGGGGCCCTTTCCCTGGGTCAGCTTTGGAGACCCCCACGTGAAGCAGCAGGGTCAGTGCCATTGGGATGAGGGGGGAGCTGAGTGTAACTGCAGATTCGGTGGCGAAATGGGGGATCTGGAGGCTCAGGACAGGCAGGGGCAGCAGCGCCTGACTCCAGGGAGAGGCAGGAGTGCTGGGCAGCACAAAGGCACTGGGGCCCAGTGGGGGACGTCCCCAGAGCTGGGGACAGCGGGCATGGGATGAGCTGGCTTGACATGGAAAGCAAGCCCTGGCCCAGAAGCAGCAACACCTCAAGGCACTCAAGTGCCCCATCTCTCCAAAGCCAGGGCCCCGGAGCACTCAGGATCCTCTGCTGGGAGGACCCAGGCTGCAGAGGGATGGCCTGGAGGACCAGGGGTCGTCgtcctccctctgcctcagggTCTCCAGGCTTGGCAGGGTTGGGGAGGGTGCCCAGTGCCCACCTCCCAGCTCGGCCACTGGAGCCGGTCAGCTCAGACCTCGGGTCCTCCGAAAGCCAGGTTGTCACGGACCATCAGTGTCTTGCGGAGGTCACGGTCCACTAGAGGGCGCTGCATGCGCCACTTGTGCGCCTCCTGCAGTCCGGGCTCGAAGTAGTAGATGCAGGCGCCGAAGCCCACCAGGATGAGGACTGAGATGACCAGGTAGACAGGCACAAACCAGTCCAGGAAGTGCGGCATCGCGGCGGCCCCGGCTGCCGAGACACGGGCAGTGAGAGCCGGCAGAGGTGCCCCTCGTCTGGCCCCCCACCTCCCCGCCAGAGAGGGACCTGCAGCCTTCACAGAGCCGGGAGGTCTGAGCATCACTTTAtagatgggaagactgaggcccagtAGAGTGGGGAACAGTGTCTGATCAAGACCACATGGTGACGTAGCAGCCGGGCCCCCTGACCAAGCACAGAGCTGCCCCCACCACAGGGAGCCTGCCCAGCTCCTACTCACCCTTTGAGATGGAGGCTTATAGCCGAAAGCCCACCCTGGCTCAGTCCCTGTCCCGCACGTGTGCCCTCAGGCGAGTtgcctaacctctctgggcctcagcgtcATCTCCTGTGGAAGAGGACACTAACCGAATCTCCACACGGGTCCCACTGGGGATACAATGAGTTGACTGATCCCTCACAGCACTCAGTAAGGGACAGCCTGAGCAATGCCTCCCCTGAGCCGCCCCTCCCGGCCCTGACAGTGCAGAGGCTGCCACAGGCCAGGCCCTTCACAGATGAGCAGGTCCCCGGCCACCCCCACATCCTGGCCAGGTGTGGCTTAGTGAAAGCCTAGTTAACAAATGCCCATCCCCAGGGACCTGGTGATATCAACAGGGTCCACAGAGGCTCCAAATTCAGGCCCATGCCCAACCTCATAATTATAAGAATATGGGTGCAGGCGCCAACCCAAAAaccctgggccttggtttccacatctataaaatgggaatgaaaataaTACCTAGGTCACAAGGCTGTGGTGACTAAGaaatgagttaatttatgtaaAATGCTCAGAACCAGTGCCCGGCACACATTCAGTGCTACATAGTAGTTCGTTCttattctctgagcctcagtttccccatgtgtaaaatggggatagaaataGGACCCACTTCTCAAGGTTGCTGTGAATGTTTAGCAAGACAATGCCTACCACGCACTTAGCACCAcgctgcctggcacagagtcagCACTCTGAGTATTAACTATTGTGATTTCCGGTGAACCAGAGGCAAGCAAATCAGGAAAGTAGAAGGTGCTTCACAAACCTTATACACACCCAGACTCCTCGGAACAGCCCTAAAGTGCCAACATCTGCTCTCTGCCAACCTCCCCAGGCTTATCTCCCACCCTACGTGCCATCATATGGAACTGCTTGTCAGTCACCTACGTGCACCTGCGCGTTATGCAGTCCCCATCTTTGCGTATGCTTTCATTTTCCCTGGAATGTTCCCTGGAATGTTAATTGTGTTCACATGGCAAACTCCTATTCATACTTCAAAAGCCAGATCACAGATCATCTCTTCCAGAAATAGGATAAGGCAGGACCCATTTAACCCACCCTCAAACCCTCCCTGAGGTGCGAGAAAGGGGTAGGGTGAGGATCCCCACCTCAGCCCGCTCGGCAGGGAGAGAACTTCACAACAGGCctggccccattttacaggtgaggaaactgaggcccagacaggttCATTAACTTGCCTGGGGTTACCCAGCTgggaagtgacagagccagaCCCCAAACCCCAGCCACGTCCTGAGGTGTGAGTCCTCCAGGGTGAGGAAAGACACCTGAGCAGACTGAAATGAGCAGGGGCCCACCTTGGCCTCTGGGGGATAGATGGAGTGACCTCCAGGGCAGGCTGAAGAGAAGCCGCAGCTTCTCGGACCTCTGTCTGCAAACTCCAGCTCCTcttgtctccctgcttccaggcgAGTCTGTGAAGTGGGTTGTaatctgggggagggagagatgctgcTTCCCAGTCCTGCATCCATCCGGAGCCCCTCCCCTGACCCCCAGGGTCCCCATTGGCTGCTCTGAAGCACAGTGTCTCAAGATGCCCTATTCATGgaggaataaaataaagaatgtgtTAATGGCCCAAAGtcagggctggcacagtgccctCCTGACCGGCTGCCTTTCTGGAGCACCAAAGAGAGAGTTCAGAATTGCCTGGTGCTGCCTGGGTTGGGGGAGCTGGGGAAGGGGACCCCAAGCAGGAAGGCTGCTCCAAACTAGCCTGACTTAAGCCAAGGTGATTCGTGCCCCTCCCCCGGCCCCAGCCAGGACCCCAGCCTCCTTGCAGCTTAAACATGAGGATGGGGTACTCGGGCAGAGCAGAAGCCATTTCAGCTGCAGTGTTGTGGATCTGTGGAACCGAGTTCAGGGTCCCCCAACCTCTCCATCCCTGTGAACAAAATCCCAAGCATTCTAGGGCAGATTGAGGACCCCTAGACCTCTTCCTGGCTCCTCAGGGGACTGGCCTAGCTGAAGCAAAACACTTACTGGcgttctgtgtgaccttgggccactgGTCACTCTCTCTGGACTTCAGGGTTCCCCATGCACAGTgacaggtggaggtgggggttaCCAGATGATCTATAAGGAATTTTTCAACCCATTCAAGCCAAGGTCCTGTCCAGGACAGTGAGAGGGTTGCAgagcccctctccctgcctcccaagCCATTGACACCACTCGGTGGCCCCCCGCGAGCCCACAAACTCACCCCACACCCTGCAGATGCCTGTTCCGGGAGCTCTGCGCTGAGCGCACCGCGTCAGCCTGGGCAGCTCAGCGTCAGCCCGTGGATTCAGTCACAGCTTCTGTCCCCAGAGACACTGCCATCTGTGGCCGCCCTGGGTACTGGAGGCAGTGAAAGGGTGAAGCCAATGGCCTCCACAGGAGTCAGAGCTTCTCAGGCCCAGGGGCTCTGACTGGGCCAGGAGGAGGCCGTCCTGGGATGGCTTGGAACCTTGGTACCTCTCCCTGCCCATCAGAGGAGACCCTTTCCTCTGCCCCCAACCCTCAGGATGGCAGGAGGCGGGACCTCTCTCAGCCAATCAGCAGCCTCGCAGAGCAAGGGCTTTATCCTCCgttgcccctggcaaccagtctTCTCTTCTGGATCCCTTGCACTGTGCACGTGGTACAGAGATGACAGGCAGGGCAGGGTTGGTGGAATTTGGAGAAGGATGGGAGCCACCCAGCAGGCTGCTGGGCCTAGAGCAGAGGGGTGCCCTGGCTGAAATAGCTGGAGGGGTTGGAGGGTTGCCATTTGAGGGTAGGGAGAAATTGGAGTCCCTTGCAAGTGGGTGGGGACACAGAAACAGTGACCAGTAGAGCCAATGAGGGTCATATATATGAGGTTATAGAGGGAAGAACCAAGACTGAGACTGAGAGTCTGGACGCATTGGTCCAATGTAGTGTTTATCACTACGTGCCAGACTCTGCTTTCAGTGCTTTACTTACGTTAACTCATTTATGCAtcatccaaggtcacacggcAAGAGAGTCGCAATGCCAGGGTCGGAGCCCTAGCCTGGCCTTCAGGCCCCTCCCAGTTCTGCCTTACCAGCCCCAGAGCCCCCCTGCTGGGATATAGCCTGAAATAGTTGTGGCTCCCAGGCACTGGGCACccccatgtgccaggcatggccCCCACATCACTTCGTCCAGTTCTTCAGCTTGGTTGGTGTTGAGAGCCCATTTTGGGATGAGGCAGCTacagttcagagaggtgaagctgCTTACTCTCTCTGTCTAGGTCACTCAGCTTCTAACTGACAAAgccagggagtgggggtgggggtgggggtggggggcccaCATCCGAAGCCTGAGTCCTCCCTCCTGTTCTATAGACAGAGTGTCTGCAAAGCGTCAGGCGCCCAGTGAGCATTCCATAAACAGCAGCGGTCATTGTCTCAGGAGGAGAGAGTGGGCCTGGAGGCCCACGGGCAGGAAAGAGGCTTCAAGGAACCACCTCCCCGGGAGTCCATTCCCAGAAACCTGAGGATGGGCAGGTGGGAAAGGCTGTGAGTGAGATGGCTACAGGACTCTGGGTCCCCCACCCCACAGACACCCTGCCAGCTCCAGGACCATCTGGGTCCCTGCAAAGGTGGTAAATCCTCTCCGGCACATGTGGGGCAAGGGGAGCGAGTTTGAGTTCACAGAGggatttttattgagaaataaggtACATACAGTACAATACAAATCTTAAGTGATGAATTTTTACCTGTCTGTACGCctgtgcaaccaccaccctgatcaatgactagaatatttccatcaccagaCAGTGCCCTCCTGCCTCTTGCCAGTCACCCCCTTCCCCC belongs to Diceros bicornis minor isolate mBicDic1 chromosome 25, mDicBic1.mat.cur, whole genome shotgun sequence and includes:
- the SMIM45 gene encoding small integral membrane protein 45, with protein sequence MPHFLDWFVPVYLVISVLILVGFGACIYYFEPGLQEAHKWRMQRPLVDRDLRKTLMVRDNLAFGGPEV